CGCTGCTGTTCTTCGCGCTGGCGGTGGGTTTCGGCTCGCTGCTGCGCACTGGATCCTTTGACGATCTGACGCCCGGGCTTGGCGGACAGGCCATCGCTGCGGGCCCCGCCTGGGAAATCTGGATCGAGCCGCCTGCCTATACCGGCAAGCCGAGCCTCTATCTCAACGACGTGAAAGTGTCTGAGCTGGACGTTCCGGTGGGCTCTGACCTCACCGTGCGTCTTTACGGGCAGGTCGGCAGCCTTGCGTTGAACGAAACCGTCTCCGGCGCGGCGCCGACTGCAGAGGGCGAAGTGCCCCAAACCGCGTTTACCCGCAAGGTGAACCGCTCCGGCACCGTGGCCATCGAAGGCGGCGACGAGGACAAGGCATGGCAGATCACCGCTCTGGAAGACAGCCTGCCGACCATCGCCGCAGATGGCGAGGTGGAGCGCAAGGTGGACGGCGAAATGGCGCTGCCGTTCCGCGCCACGGATGATTACGGCGTCGAGTTCGGCACCGCGACGATCTCGCTCGATCTGGCCTCCGTCGACCGCCGTTACGGGCTGGCGCTAGAGCCAGAACCGCAGGAGTCGATCGTGCTGGACCTGCCGATGCCGATCTCCGGCGACCGCGCCGACTTCTCGGAAGTGGTGATTGAGAACCTGTCCGAGCACCCGCTCGCCACCCTGCCGGTGACCATTGATCTACAGGTTACAGATTCGTCGGAGCAGACGAACGCGCCCACGCAGGTGCAGACCGAACTGCCAGGTCGCCGCTTCTTCCAACCCATTGCCAACGCGCTGATAGAGCAGCGCCGCGACCTGCTGTGGAACCGCGACAACGCCAAGCGTATCACCCAGATTCTGCGCACGATCACCTATGACCCCGACGACTACTTCCCGTCCGAAGTGGCCTTCCTCACTGTGCGCATGGCGATCACCCGGCTGGAGCTCGCCCGCGAGTTCGACCAGATCACCGACGAGAAACAGGCCGAGATTGCCGAAATGCTGTGGCGCGCCGCCACCTTGATCGAGGACGGACGGCTGGATGATGCCCGCGAACGCCTGCGCGCGGCGCAAGAGCGTCTGTCCGAGGCGATGGAGCAAGGGGCCACGTCCGAGGAAATCGCTGAGCTGATGCAAGAGCTGTCGGAAGCCATGCGTGACCTGATGGAACAGCTTGCGCAAGAGGGCCAGGAAGGCGGCGAACAGCAGCAGGCCCAGAACCAGCAGGGCCAAGAGATCACCGGCGACCAGCTGCAAGAGATGCTCGACGAAATCCAGCGCCTCATGGAAGAGGGCCGCACCGAGGAAGCGCAGGCCCTGCTCGATCAACTCATGGAGATGATCGAGAACATGCAGGTCACCCAAGGCCAGCAGGGTCAGGGTCAGCCAAGCCCGGGCGAGCAGGCCATGGAAGGGCTGCAGGACACGTTGCGCGAACAGCAGGGCCTTAGCGATGAGGCGTTCCGCGACCTGCAGGAGCAGTTCAACCCCGGTGCACAGGCGGGCGAAAACCAGGGCAATGAGGGCCGGAACGGCGGTCAAGGCCGCGGCCAAAGCCACGAGAACTCGCCCGGCCAAGAGGGCGAGGGCGGTGAAAACCAGCAGGCCGAAGGCGAAGGTGGCGGGCAGGACCAGCGCGGCGAAGGCTCACTGGCCGACCGCCAGCAAGCGCTGCGCGACGAGCTGAACCGCCAGCAGCGCAACCTGCCGGGCCAAGGCTCGCCCGAGGGTGAGGCCGCTCGCGAGGCGCTGGACCGCGCCGGTGAAGCGATGGAACGCGCCGAGGATGCCCTGCGCAATGACGAGACTGCCGAAGCACTTGGGGCGCAATCGGACGCGATGGAGGCCCTGCGCGAAGGCATGCGCAATCTCGGCGAAGCGATGGCACAGCAGCAGCAAGACGGCCAAGGCCAGCAGGGTCAGAACGCCGGGCGCGCGAACAACCAGCGTCAGGACCCGCTGGGCCGCGAGCAAGGCACGAACGGTATGATCGGCTCCGAGGACAACATGCTGCAGGGCGAAGATGCCCGCCGCCGGGCGCGCGATCTGCGCGATGAGATCCGCCGCCGCTCGGGCGAGCAGGAGCGTCCAGAGATCGAACGCGACTACTTGCGCCGACTGCTCGATCAGTTCTGATCGGACGTCGCACCGCTTCATTGCTTCAAGAATATTCCGGGGTATAGGGCAGAGCCCCATGAAGGCCTGACCGGGTCAGCCCTCGCTGTCCTCCAACCCGTCGCCGATCCGCGCGACAAGGTCCTGCACGGCCCCGTCCAGCCAGACCCGCAATCCATCAATCGCGCCGACGTAGTCGCGCAGGCTGTCGGCCAGAGCCGGGATGCGTTGGGACAGCTGCGGCGCGTAGACATAGAGCGCCAGCAGCGCGACGGCCACGATCAGCATCAGCCCGAAGCCCAGTCGAAACTTGCTGCGGGCCACGGCGACTTCGCCGCCGCCTTCTGCGGCACGGCGGGCGGCTTCCGCCTCGGCCTCGGCTGCCTCGGGGGACAGGGTCGAGTTGATTTCCTCGATATCGGGGAACAGCTCGCGCTTGCCGGAGCTTTCGTCACGCTTGGGCGCGGCGGCCATCGCCGCGTCGTCCTCGGCGACCTGGTCGGTCTCTTCGCCCCCGGGCTCTAGACCGCGACGGCGGGCCATGCGGTCACGGGCGGCGGCGGCACGCTCTTCGCTCTCGGCATCGTCGAGGCCAAGGTCCGGCTGGGTCTCGATCCCGCCGCGTTCGGCCTCGCGGGCTGCGGTCTCGCGGGCGACTTCCTGCTCAATGATCTCTTTTGCCGCCGGATCAAGCTCCGGCCTGCGTGGGGTCCGCCCGACAGCTGCCACGGCAGCAGCGGCGATGGCCTCGTCGGCGTCGTCTTCGCTTTCCTCGGACACATCTGCGTCGGGCGCATCGTCGGCCGGGGCGCTGTCTTCGGCGGGAGCTTCAGCGGCAGGTTCTTCTTCTGTCTCGACGGCGGGCTGGAACCAAGTTGTCGTGCAATTGGAGCATTGCACGTCGCGGCCCTCGGGCGGGATCATGCCGTCATCGACCTCATATTCCGCGTCACAATTCGGGCAGATCAGCCGCATCTCAACCCCTTCACGCCTGCTAAATCCTTGGCGTCGTTCCCATTTCGATAACCTTTACCGCGCGGATTTCGACATTCCAAGCATTGTTGTTTCCAATTGATTGCAAGAGGCGGCAGCAATGGCGTAACTGTTGCCGAAAGAACGCCGAAGCAGGAAGCGGGGTCGGGCAGTCGTGATTGAGCTGGAGAACGTGGCCTATAGTTATGGCGGCGGCGAGTTGCTGTCCGACATTTCGCTGCGGTTGCAACCGGGCTCTTTTCACTTCCTGACGGGCCCCTCCGGCGCTGGCAAATCCACCTTCCTGAAACTGTGCTACATGGAGCTTGCCGCCACATCCGGGCTTGTGCAGGTCTTCGGTCAGGACGTGGCGGCCCTGGGCCGCGACCAGATCGCGATGGCGCGTCGCCGCATCGGGGTGGTGCATCAGGATTGCCAGTTCCTTGACCATCTGTCGGTGCTTGAGAACATCGCGCTGCCGCTGACCGTCGCGGGCCGCGATATCGAGGCGGAGCGCCAGAACCTCACCGACCTGATCGCCTGGGTCGGCCTGTCGGCGCAGCAAAACCAGCTGCCGCCAGAACTGTCAGGCGGCGAGCGCCAGCGCGCCGCTCTTGCCCGCGCGGTGATCATGGGGCCGGATGTCATTCTTGCCGACGAGCCCACGGGCAATGTCGACTGGGACATGTCCCAGCGGCTGCTGTCGCTTCTGATCGAGCTGAACAAGATGGGCAAATCCGTGCTGGTGGCGACCCATGATCTGAACCTGATCCGCGGGGCCAAGGCGCAAGTGTCGGCCCGGGTGCTGCGGATCAAGGACCAGCGGCTGCAGTTGGCGGGAGCGGATCTGTGAGCCGCATGCGCGACCTTCTGGGCGGGCTGTCGGAGCTTGCCGCGGGCGACCGGGCCGCGGACCGGGTGGTGCCACCCACCGGCTTTACCGCGACCCTGACCACCTTCACCGCAGGCGCGATGGCGTTTCTGGCGGTCTTTGCGCTGGCCTTGTCGCTCGCAACGGGGCGGCTGGCGGAACGCTGGGCGTCGGAGCTGGCGCAGACCTCGACCGTACGCATATCCGCCCCGCTCGAAGAGCTGGAGGCGCAGACCCGCGCGGCGCAGGAAGTGCTGCGCACGACGCCGGGCGTCGCCACGTCACGCATCCTGTCCGAAGAAGAGCAGATGCTGTTATTGGAGCCGTGGTTCGGCCCCGACCTGCCGCTGGAAGACCTGCCGATCCCGCGGCTGATCGAAGTTGTGGAAGACGGCGAAGGCTATGACGCCGACGGGCTGCGATTGCGCCTTGCGGGCGAGGCCCCGGGCGCGTTTCTGGACGACCACACCCGTTGGCGCAGGCCACTGGTGGATGCGGCGCAAAGCCTGCGCCGCCTTGGCTGGATCGCCATTGTGCTGATCGGCCTGTCCACCGGCGCGATGATCACGCTGGCCGCGCGCGCGGCGCTGGCGGCAAACGCGCAAGTCATCCGGGTGACCCGGTTGGTGGGCGCGCGCGATGTCTACATCGCCCGCGCCTTCGTGCGGCGCTTCACCCTGCGCGCACTGGCCGGGGCGGCCATGGGAACGGGCTTCGGTATGGCGGCAATCGCGCTCTTGCCCTCCGCCGCGGAGGAAGGCGCCTTCCTGACGGGCCTCGGGTTTCGCGGCCTGCATTGGCTTTGGCCTCTGGTCATCCCGCCGCTGGCGGGTATCGTGGCGTTCTGGGCCACGCGCAGCGCGGCCTTGCGGGTTCTCAACGAGGTGACATGAGTATGGCTTACGCAATTCAATGGCTACGCTCCTTGGTGTTCAACGCCGTGATGTATCTGCTGATGCTGGTCTACGCGCTCGTCTACCTGCCCTGGACGCTGGTCTCGCCCTACGGCGCGCTGGCCGCCTGCCACGCCTATGCGCGCACGGTGATCTGGATGGCGGGCTGGATGGTCGGGCTGAAATGCGAGGTGCGCGGCACGCCGCCCACGGAAGAGGCGCTGGTGGCGGCCAAGCACCAGTCCTTCCTCGACATCATCATGATCTTCGACGCCATTCCCCATGGGAAATTCATCATGAAGGCGCTGCTGCTCTACGCGCCGATCCTTGGGCAATATGCCTACCGCCTTGGCTGCATCCCGGTGAACCGCGGCAAGAAAGGCAAGGCGATCGCCAAGATGCTCGCCGATGTCAAAAGCGGCGAAGCGCTGCCGGGACAGCTGGTGATCTACAGCCAGGGCACGCGGCTCGCGCCGGGCCTCAAGCGGCCCTACAAGATCGGCACCGCGCTGCTTTACGAGCAGATGGGCCAGACCTGCTACCCGGTCGCCACGAATGCGGGCGTGTTCTGGCCCCGGCGCGGCATCTACCGCAAGCCAGGGGTCGCGGTGGTGGAGTTTCTGGAGCCCATCCCACCGGGCCTGACGAAAGAGGCGTTCATTGCCCAGCTCGAAGAGGTTGTCGAAGCGGCCTCCGACCGGCTGCTGGAAGAGGCGGGGTTCAAGCCCCCCGCCTAGGCACTGGTGCGGCGGTCCATGCTAGACGACCGCGACCTCCTGCAACGTCTTCATCGCCTGGGCGTAGGGGATCGGGCCGTGGCTGATCCGGCCCACCCCGGCCTCCGCCGCGCTCTCGCGGGTGAGCGGCGCGCGCATCATCACATTGACAGGCAGCGGCACCGCCTTGCAGACCTGCGCCACGAGCGCCGCATCGAGCAGGCCGGGGATGAAGAAGCCGTCGGCGCCCGCATCGGCATAGGCCTTGCCGCGGGTGATGGCCTCGTCGAGCAGGCCCTCATGGGCGTCGGGCTTGGCCTTGAGAAAGACATCCGTGCGGGCATTGATGAAGAACGGCACCGGTGAGCAATCCCGGATCGCCTTGATGCGCGCAACCTGATCGGCGGTCGGATGCAGCCCCTGCCCGCCCACGACCTGATCCTCGAAGTTCAGGCCGATAGCCCCCGTCGCGATCAGCCCCGCGACATTGTCCGCAGCCTTGGCCGGGTCGGTGGAATAGGCCCCCTCAAAATCAATCGTAACCGGCAGCGCGGTCGAGGCCGCGATGCGGGTCGCGATGGGAAAGACCAGATCCAGCGGGATCTGCTCGCCATCGTCGTAGCCGTGGGCCTCTGCCACCGAATGGCTGCCGGTGGCGATGGCCTTGGCGCCTGCCGCCTCCACCGCCTTTGCGCCGCCCGCGTCCCAGATGTTGTAAAGCATCAGCGGATCGCCGGGGACGTGGAGCGCCTTGAACTGGGTGGCCTTGTCGGTCTGGGTCATGGGGTCGTGCCTTTCGTTGCAAAATGTCTCTCGATCTCGAGCAGGCGCTGCTTGCGCCACAGCCCGCCGCCATAGCCCGTCA
The nucleotide sequence above comes from Litoreibacter ponti. Encoded proteins:
- a CDS encoding TIGR02302 family protein, coding for MSILSKPDSPVDLSALRTPARLTLLGLWAERITHAFWPLWTVGLVIWTVLAMGVLSDLPLEAAWGATLAGAGALIWSLIFAYRRFSAPKYADALERIDLTMPGRPVTAALDTQAIGASDAASQEIWHAHKARMQARLAEARAVDPDLRVSKADPYALRYVALLFFALAVGFGSLLRTGSFDDLTPGLGGQAIAAGPAWEIWIEPPAYTGKPSLYLNDVKVSELDVPVGSDLTVRLYGQVGSLALNETVSGAAPTAEGEVPQTAFTRKVNRSGTVAIEGGDEDKAWQITALEDSLPTIAADGEVERKVDGEMALPFRATDDYGVEFGTATISLDLASVDRRYGLALEPEPQESIVLDLPMPISGDRADFSEVVIENLSEHPLATLPVTIDLQVTDSSEQTNAPTQVQTELPGRRFFQPIANALIEQRRDLLWNRDNAKRITQILRTITYDPDDYFPSEVAFLTVRMAITRLELAREFDQITDEKQAEIAEMLWRAATLIEDGRLDDARERLRAAQERLSEAMEQGATSEEIAELMQELSEAMRDLMEQLAQEGQEGGEQQQAQNQQGQEITGDQLQEMLDEIQRLMEEGRTEEAQALLDQLMEMIENMQVTQGQQGQGQPSPGEQAMEGLQDTLREQQGLSDEAFRDLQEQFNPGAQAGENQGNEGRNGGQGRGQSHENSPGQEGEGGENQQAEGEGGGQDQRGEGSLADRQQALRDELNRQQRNLPGQGSPEGEAAREALDRAGEAMERAEDALRNDETAEALGAQSDAMEALREGMRNLGEAMAQQQQDGQGQQGQNAGRANNQRQDPLGREQGTNGMIGSEDNMLQGEDARRRARDLRDEIRRRSGEQERPEIERDYLRRLLDQF
- a CDS encoding zinc-ribbon domain-containing protein, with translation MRLICPNCDAEYEVDDGMIPPEGRDVQCSNCTTTWFQPAVETEEEPAAEAPAEDSAPADDAPDADVSEESEDDADEAIAAAAVAAVGRTPRRPELDPAAKEIIEQEVARETAAREAERGGIETQPDLGLDDAESEERAAAARDRMARRRGLEPGGEETDQVAEDDAAMAAAPKRDESSGKRELFPDIEEINSTLSPEAAEAEAEAARRAAEGGGEVAVARSKFRLGFGLMLIVAVALLALYVYAPQLSQRIPALADSLRDYVGAIDGLRVWLDGAVQDLVARIGDGLEDSEG
- a CDS encoding cell division ATP-binding protein FtsE; its protein translation is MIELENVAYSYGGGELLSDISLRLQPGSFHFLTGPSGAGKSTFLKLCYMELAATSGLVQVFGQDVAALGRDQIAMARRRIGVVHQDCQFLDHLSVLENIALPLTVAGRDIEAERQNLTDLIAWVGLSAQQNQLPPELSGGERQRAALARAVIMGPDVILADEPTGNVDWDMSQRLLSLLIELNKMGKSVLVATHDLNLIRGAKAQVSARVLRIKDQRLQLAGADL
- a CDS encoding cell division protein FtsX, whose amino-acid sequence is MRDLLGGLSELAAGDRAADRVVPPTGFTATLTTFTAGAMAFLAVFALALSLATGRLAERWASELAQTSTVRISAPLEELEAQTRAAQEVLRTTPGVATSRILSEEEQMLLLEPWFGPDLPLEDLPIPRLIEVVEDGEGYDADGLRLRLAGEAPGAFLDDHTRWRRPLVDAAQSLRRLGWIAIVLIGLSTGAMITLAARAALAANAQVIRVTRLVGARDVYIARAFVRRFTLRALAGAAMGTGFGMAAIALLPSAAEEGAFLTGLGFRGLHWLWPLVIPPLAGIVAFWATRSAALRVLNEVT
- a CDS encoding lysophospholipid acyltransferase family protein → MAYAIQWLRSLVFNAVMYLLMLVYALVYLPWTLVSPYGALAACHAYARTVIWMAGWMVGLKCEVRGTPPTEEALVAAKHQSFLDIIMIFDAIPHGKFIMKALLLYAPILGQYAYRLGCIPVNRGKKGKAIAKMLADVKSGEALPGQLVIYSQGTRLAPGLKRPYKIGTALLYEQMGQTCYPVATNAGVFWPRRGIYRKPGVAVVEFLEPIPPGLTKEAFIAQLEEVVEAASDRLLEEAGFKPPA
- a CDS encoding isocitrate lyase/PEP mutase family protein; translated protein: MTQTDKATQFKALHVPGDPLMLYNIWDAGGAKAVEAAGAKAIATGSHSVAEAHGYDDGEQIPLDLVFPIATRIAASTALPVTIDFEGAYSTDPAKAADNVAGLIATGAIGLNFEDQVVGGQGLHPTADQVARIKAIRDCSPVPFFINARTDVFLKAKPDAHEGLLDEAITRGKAYADAGADGFFIPGLLDAALVAQVCKAVPLPVNVMMRAPLTRESAAEAGVGRISHGPIPYAQAMKTLQEVAVV